In Raphanus sativus cultivar WK10039 chromosome 5, ASM80110v3, whole genome shotgun sequence, the following proteins share a genomic window:
- the LOC108861430 gene encoding putative nuclear RNA export factor SDE5 isoform X1 — protein sequence MSMIASSSHSDPDSRSLQVLLDAFGSRFSLDDIAAAYCQASQNVHEAGEILFAMTTTKETPPRSDQVKTNGATSKPTHHVYVPKKAQPQDDTKAKVWRPKKNTVSVGTVSSVIGKEYARRTEPTSNARQEATKPMKIDARDIPETEIWSEEELPKSNKGKVSRAPTDVEEFIASMLGEGFQASPEVIQQILGVCGYDVVKSTEKLLDLSDTKKHADIGISNEVTSKVDPQRHESMPCNQVEELQDFSQSGEARALTGSQHGGKNNNGLEKEVLEAWFSGAEKHEEVPKITRRIRERRARVAGPPVFEPLEDPLQERVVTVIQSSNTAKEDEDDENEYKAHRKAVHENLQEMKEYYGAAVEAFSKGEPERAHRLVEKGHFFGQKAREADDKSMAKMLEVKEDDGSAYKEDEVVTVNVNEHEPREALRLLKLQLRNFSGIPSIKYLRVKLGDNKEDSKCKRRLTAIAKLLAGESIAWSEEDNGLVMMIRVDEVIAEKLSFAKK from the exons ATGTCGATGATTGCAAGCTCTTCCCACAGCGATCCAGATTCAAGAAGCTTGCAGGTCCTTCTCGATGCTTTTGGTTCTCGTTTCTCTCTCGATGACATTGCTGCTGCCTACTGCCAAGCTAGCCAGAATGTCCATGAAGCTGGCGAGATTCTCTTTGCCATGACTACTACCAAAGAGACGCCTCCTCGAAGTGACCAAGTCAAAACGAACGGAGCAACCTCAAAGCCAACTCATCATGTCTATGTTCCCAAGAAAGCTCAACCACAAGATGATACCAAAGCCAAAGTATGGAGGCCGAAGAAAAATACTGTCTCGGTTGGTACTGTTTCAAGTGTTATTGGAAAGGAGTATGCTAGAAGAACCGAGCCTACATCAAACGCTCGCCAAGAAGCAACTAAACCGATGAAGATAGACGCAAGGGATATTCCTGAAACTGAGATATGGAGTGAAGAAGAATTGCCAAAAAGCAATAAGGGAAAAGTAAGCAGAGCACCAACTGATGTTGAGGAATTTATTGCTAGTATGCTCGGAGAAGGCTTCCAAGCTAGCCCAGAGGTTATTCAACAGATTCTTG GCGTTTGCGGATATGATGTGGTCAAG AGTACGGAGAAACTACTAGACTTGTCTGATACCAAGAAGCATGCTGATATTGGAATCTCTAATGAAGTT ACGTCAAAGGTTGATCCTCAAAGACATGAATCCATGCCCTGCAACCAAGTGGAAGAGCTGCAAGATTTTTCTCAGAG TGGTGAAGCAAGAGCCCTAACAGGTTCACAGCACGGAGGCAAGAACAATAACGGTCTTGAAAAGGAAGTCTTAGAAGCTTGGTTCTCTGGTGCTGAAAAACATGAAGAAGTACCAAAAATAACTAGGCGAATTAGAGAGAGGAGAGCAAGAGTTGCTGGTCCTCCTGTTTTTGAACCTCTGGAAGACCCTTTACAAGAGAGAGTAGTTACTGTGATACAATCGTCTAATACAGCTAAAGAAG ATGAAGATGACGAAAATGAATACAAGGCACATCGTAAAGCAGTGCACGAGAATTTGCAGGAGATGAAAGAATACTACGGAGCT GCTGTAGAAGCATTCTCCAAAGGAGAACCCGAGCGAGCACACAGGCTCGTGGAGAAG GGACACTTTTTCGGACAAAAAGCTAGGGAGGCAGATGACAAATCCATGGCAAAGATGCTTGAAGTCAA GGAAGACGATGGTTCGGCTTACAAGGAAGACGAGGTCGTGACAGTAAATGTGAATGAACATGAACCAAGGGAAGCTCTTCGTCTTCTCAAGCTCCAACTTAGGAACTTCTCTGGCATTCCAT CTATCAAGTACCTCAGAGTCAAGTTGGGTGACAACAAGGAAGATTCCAAATGCAAACGAAGG CTTACGGCAA
- the LOC108861572 gene encoding uncharacterized protein LOC108861572: MMGSRGIISDKWSMRILWGCALGSAVGLYMVAVERQTQNRARALAEGLRAAESQAGDAADTL; the protein is encoded by the exons ATGATGGGGTCGAGAGGAATAATCAGCGACAAGTGGTCAATGAGGATTCTCTGGGGCTGTGCTCTCGGAAGTGCAGTCG GTTTATACATGGTTGCTGTGGAAAGACAAACTCAGAACAGAGCACGTGCCTTGGCTGAAGGTTTAAGAGCTGCTGAATCACAAGCTGGTGATGCTGCTGATACTCTCTGA
- the LOC130494371 gene encoding uncharacterized protein LOC130494371, with product MAKGHQGRCFGFVLLLCFFLSSTLARRVLKDLSMMEASKLELNHVVKPGMVSLREQDHALFNVETENKVKPGHTLQSMPGVPEEPEEPDHTPHTLQSMPGIPEEPEEPDHKLQSMPGEPEEPDDKVMPDHKLQSMPGEPEEPEDKVKPDRKLQSMPGEPEEPEDKIMPDHKMQSMQGEPEEPEAKFMPDHKLQSMWGELEEPDPKKMLDHNVKQSMPGEPGEPEDPDHTVKPMGYGVGRGYGSGGGYGEGIGSSGGSGYGEGRGSGYGQPNCGPITGAPGSGYGEGIGEGSGSGEGIGIGIGGGSSGSVPSVVVPSISIPPITVPGTQIPGFVIPGVRVNPGYGSGGCQTGGCTPSVPYYRPPIYQQPPSCTHCQPFTSGQDKHMSDKGTMTEEALAPTPNEMNV from the coding sequence atggcAAAGGGACACCAAGGCAGATGCTTTGGATTCGTCCTATTACTATGCTTCTTTTTAAGTTCAACTTTGGCACGCAGGGTTCTTAAGGATCTCTCCATGATGGAGGCAAGCAAGCTAGAGCTGAACCATGTAGTGAAGCCTGGGATGGTTAGTTTGAGGGAGCAAGATCATGCGTTGTTCAATGTAGAAACTGAGAACAAAGTCAAGCCTGGCCATACGCTGCAGTCCATGCCGGGTGTACCAGAAGAGCCTGAAGAACCTGACCATACGCCGCATACGCTGCAGTCCATGCCGGGTATACCAGAAGAGCCTGAAGAACCTGACCATAAGCTGCAGTCCATGCCGGGTGAACCGGAAGAGCCTGACGACAAGGTCATGCCTGACCATAAGCTGCAGTCCATGCCGGGTGAACCAGAAGAGCCTGAGGACAAGGTCAAGCCTGACCGTAAGCTGCAGTCCATGCCTGGTGAACCAGAGGAGCCTGAGGACAAGATCATGCCTGATCATAAAATGCAATCCATGCAGGGTGAACCAGAGGAGCCTGAGGCCAAGTTCATGCCTGATCATAAACTGCAATCCATGTGGGGTGAGCTAGAAGAACCTGATCCTAAAAAAATGCTGGATCACAATGTAAAGCAGTCCATGCCGGGCGAACCGGGTGAACCAGAAGATCCTGACCACACAGTTAAGCCAATGGGGTATGGTGTAGGTAGGGGCTATGGAAGTGGCGGTGGCTATGGAGAAGGCATCGGCTCTAGTGGAGGCAGTGGCTATGGAGAAGGAAGAGGATCCGGGTATGGCCAACCGAACTGCGGTCCTATCACTGGAGCTCCAGGTAGCGGATATGGTGAAGGCATTGGAGAGGGTAGTGGCTCAGGCGAAGGGATTGGTATCGGTATAGGAGGTGGCTCTAGTGGTAGTGTGCCAAGTGTAGTTGTCCCAAGCATATCAATCCCTCCCATAACGGTTCCAGGCACGCAGATTCCCGGTTTTGTGATTCCAGGAGTCAGGGTTAATCCTGGCTATGGTTCTGGGGGATGCCAAACCGGTGGTTGCACCCCTAGCGTACCATATTACCGCCCACCTATATACCAACAACCACCAAGCTGTACCCATTGTCAACCTTTCACTTCGGGGCAAGACAAGCATATGTCAGACAAAGGAACCATGACCGAAGAAGCTCTTGCTCCCACTCCAAACGAGATGAACGTCTAA
- the LOC108861570 gene encoding plant intracellular Ras-group-related LRR protein 6, translated as MDRILKAARTSGSLNLSNRSLREVPTEVYQCLETTGEGENWWEAVDLQKLILAHNDIEVLREDLKNLACLVVLNVSHNKLSHLPAAIGELTAMKSLDVSFNSISELPEQIGSATSLVKLDCSSNRLKELPESLGRCLDLSDLKASNNQISSLHEDMANCSKLSKLDVEGNKLTALAERQIASWTMLTELNASKNMLVDLPQNIGSLSRLIRLDLHQNKISSVPPSIGGCSSLVEFYLGMNSLSTLPAEIGDLSRLGTLDLRSNQLKEYPVGGCKLKLSYLDLSNNSLTGLHPELGNMTTLKKLVLVGNPLRTLRSTLVNGPTAALLKYLRSRLSNAEEASASTPTKENVIASAARMSISSKELSLESLNLTAVPSQVWESGEITKVNLSKNSIEELPAQLSSSVSLQTLILSRNKMKDWPGAVLKSLPGLVCLKLDNNPLKQIPLDGFQAVSGLQILDLSGNAASFGIGEYPKFSYLPLLQELYLSRVQLAEVPEDILNLSNLLILDLSQNSLQSIPKDVKKMTSLKHLDISNNNISSLPPELGLLEPTLEVLRLDGNPLRSIRRPILERGTKAVLNYLKDRIPV; from the exons ATGGATCGTATTCTCAAGGCAGCTCGAACATCCGGTTCGCTCAACCTTTCCAATCGATCTCTCCG GGAGGTACCTACAGAGGTGTATCAATGTCTGGAAACAACCGGAGAAGGAGAGAACTGGTGGGAG GCGGTTGATTTACAGAAGCTTATTTTGGCACATAATGATATTGAGGTCTTAAGAGAAGATCTTAAGAACCTTGCTTGTTTGGTTGTGTTAAATGTCAGTCACAACAAACTCTCTCATCTTCCTGCTGCCATTGGGGA GCTTACGGCGATGAAGTCGTTGGATGTGTCCTTCAACTCCATCTCAGAACTTCCTGAGCAAATCGGTTCTGCAACTTCTCTTGTCAA ACTCGACTGTTCAAGCAATCGACTTAAAGAACTTCCAGAGTCTCTTGGAAGATGTTTAGACTTATCAGATTTGAAG GcctcaaataatcaaatatccAGTTTGCATGAAGACATGGCCAACTGTTCAAAATTATCCAAGCTTGATGTGGAG GGAAACAAGCTCACTGCTCTCGCTGAGAGGCAGATAGCATCGTGGACCATGCTTACAGAACTTAATGCAT CTAAGAATATGTTGGTTGATCTGCCACAAAATATCGGAAGCCTTTCACGTCTTATCCGGCTTGACCTTCATCAGAACA AAATCTCGTCAGTCCCACCATCAATAGGCGGTTGCTCCTCTCTCGTGGAGTTCTATTTGGG AATGAACTCACTATCTACACTACCAGCAGAGATTGGAGATCTATCACGTCTAGGAACACTGGATCTTCGTTCTAATCAG CTCAAGGAATATCCAGTTGGAGGATGTAAATTGAAGCTCTCGTACCTTGATCTCTCAAATAATTCATTGACAGGATTGCATCCTGAGCTCG GAAACATGACTACTCTGAAAAAGCTTGTGCTTGTTGGCAATCCTTTGAGAACCCTTAGAAG CACGTTAGTAAATGGTCCTACAGCTGCTCTGTTAAAGTATCTTAGGAGCCGTCTTTCTAATGCTGAAG AAGCCAGTGCAAGCACTCCGACGAAGGAAAATGTAATCGCTTCAGCAGCTCGGATGTCCATATCTTCAAAG GAACTTTCTCTGGAAAGTCTCAACTTGACTGCTGTCCCTTCACAAGTTTGGGAATCTGGTGAAATCACAAAAGTTAATCTTTCTAAAAACTCTATCGAGGAATTGCCTGCTCAGCTTTCTTCATCTGTTTCCCTTCAG ACTTTAATTTTGTCAAGGAACAAGATGAAAGACTGGCCCGGTGCAGTCTTAAAGTCACTTCCTGGTCTTGTGTGCTTGAAGTTGGATAATAATCCCCTGAAGCAG ATTCCACTGGATGGGTTTCAAGCAGTCTCCGGGCTTCAGATTCTCGACCTAAGTGGTAATGCAGCTTCCTTTGGCATCGGAGAATATCCCAAGTTTTCCTACTTGCCACTACTACAAGAGCTTTATTTGAG CCGAGTCCAGCTGGCTGAAGTCCCTGAGGATATCCTCAACTTATCTAACCTGCTTATCCTTGACTTGAGCCAGAACTCACTTCAATCGATTCCCAAG GATGTCAAGAAAATGACTTCACTCAAACATCTGGACATATCCAACAACAACATTTCAAGTCTTCCTCCAGAACTA GGTTTGCTTGAGCCAACACTTGAGGTTCTAAGGCTTGATGGGAACCCATTAAGAAG CATCAGGAGACCGATTCTAGAAAGAGGAACAAAAGCAGTCTTGAACTACCTGAAAGACAGAATTCCAGTTTAG
- the LOC108861571 gene encoding ultraviolet-B receptor UVR8, whose protein sequence is MAGGNWVVSFEDLPCHLILEVLTSGRLNAFDLLSLELTSKLFGGSFGLYPLKFRSLADYAASQLCSAHPVYVGMGLATQKELFANCEGNWKRLLRFLQSVEQSSDMVETSAGHMQVTTGRYHTLLIHNSKVYSCGSSLSGVLAHGPETTQCVAFTPVEFPFSAQVAQVSATQNHSAFVLQSGEVLTCGDNSSHCCGHLDISRPIFRPKLVEALKGTPCKQVAAGLHFTVFLSRDGRVFTCGSNTHGQLGHGDTLDRPVPKAVEFLQSVGPVVQISTGPSYVLAVTQDGSVYSFGSGSSFCLGHGEQQDEHQPRVVQAFKRKGIHILRVSAGDEHAVALDSNGRVYTWGKGYCGALGHGDENDKIIPQALVSLNNCLAVQVCARKRKTFVLVEGGLLYGFGWMGFGSLGFPDRGVSDKVLRPRVLECLKPHRVCQVSTGLYHTIVVTQGGRIFGFGDNERAQLGHDSLRGCLEPTEIFLHCGRSRSRLC, encoded by the exons ATGGCTGGCGGAAACTGGGTGGTTTCGTTTGAGGATCTTCCTTGTCATTTGATCTTGGAGGTGTTGACATCTGGAAGGCTTAACGCGTTTGATCTGCTCAGCCTGGAGCTCACCTCTAAGCTCTTCGGAGGGAGCTTTGGATTGTACCCTTTGAAGTTCAGGTCGCTTGCTGATTACGCCGCGTCTCAGCTTTGCTCTGCGCATCCTGTCTACGTGGGAATGGGTTTGGCTACTCAGAAGGAGCTCTTTGCGAACTGTGAGGGGAACTGGAAGCGTCTCTTGAGGTTCTTACAGTCTGTTGAGCAATCCTCAGATATGGTTGAAACCTCTGCAGGCCAT ATGCAAGTTACAACAGGAAGGTATCACACGTTGCTTATCCACAACTCAAAGGTTTACTCTTGTGGTTCGAGTTTGTCTGGTGTTCTTGCTCATGGCCCAGAAACTACTCAATGCGTTGCGTTTACCCCTGTGGAGTTCCCCTTCTCTGCTCAAGTGGCTCAAGTCTCTGCCACACAGAACCATTCTGCTTTTGTATTGCAATCTGGAGAG GTTCTTACATGTGGGGATAATTCATCGCATTGCTGTGGTCATTTAGATATTAGCCGTCCAATATTTAGGCCTAAGCTTGTGGAGGCTTTGAAGGGAACTCCTTGTAAGCAGGTGGCTGCTGGGCTGCATTTCACTGTGTTTCTATCAAGGGATGGCCGTGTGTTTACATGCGGATCAAACACACATGGGCAGCTTGGTCACGGCGATACCTTGGACAGACCAGTACCCAAAGCTGTTGAGTTTCTTCAAAGCGTTGGCCCTGTGGTGCAAATCTCAACGGGACCGAGCTATGTTTTAGCTGTAACACAAGATGGCTCGGTGTACTCGTTTGGCTCTGGATCTAGTTTCTGTCTAGGTCATGGGGAGCAACAGGACGAGCACCAGCCTCGTGTCGTTCAGGCTTTTAAAAGAAAAGGTATTCATATACTCCGCGTCTCTGCAGGCGATGAACACGCTGTCGCACTTGATTCCAATGGCCGT GTATACACATGGGGGAAAGGTTACTGTGGTGCTCTAGGCCATGGAGATGAAAACGATAAGATCATTCCTCAGGCTTTGGTCAGTCTCAACAACTGCCTCGCTGTCCAG GTGTGTGCAAGAAAGAGGAAGACTTTTGTATTAGTGGAAGGTGGATTGTTGTATGGTTTCGGGTGGATGGGATTTGGAAGCCTTGGGTTCCCGGACAGGGGAGTTTCCGACAAAGTCCTGAGGCCAAGAGTGTTGGAGTGTCTGAAGCCACACCGTGTGTGTCAAGTAAGCACAGGGTTGTATCACACCATTGTGGTGACTCAAGGTGGTCGCATATTCGGGTTTGGGGATAACGAAAGAGCTCAGCTTGGTCACGACTCGCTCCGTGGATGCTTAGAACCTACTGAGATCTTTCTCCATTGTGGCCGTTCTCGTAGCAGACTTTGCTGA
- the LOC108861694 gene encoding stem-specific protein TSJT1, with protein MLAIFQKAFAHPPEELNSPASHSTGKSPKLPGETLSDFLSLHEDTAFSMTFGDSSSAVLAYSRPHGNSLRKRLFCGIDGIYCTFLGTLTNLCTLNRQYGLTGKNTSEAMFVIEAYRTLRDRGPYPADQVLRGLEGSFAFVVYDTQSSSVFSALSSDGGESLYWGISGDGSVVMSDDVKIIKQGCAKSFAPFPTGCMFHSETGLKSFEHPRNEMKAMPRIDSEGVLCGANFKVDACSKVNGIPRRGSEANWALANSR; from the exons atgttGGCAATATTCCAGAAAGCATTTGCTCACCCACCGGAAGAGCTCAACAGTCCGGCGTCTCACTCCACCGGCAAATCCCCAAAACTCCCCGGAGAAACCCTCTCCGACTTCCTCTCCCTCCACGAGGACACCGCTTTCTCCATGACCTTCGGCGACTCCTCCTCCGCCGTCTTAGCCTACTCCCGCCCCCACGGCAACTCTCTCCGCAAGAGGCTGTTCTGCGGGATAGACGGGATCTACTGTACCTTCCTCGGCACGCTAACCAACCTCTGCACGCTGAACCGGCAGTACGGGCTCACTGGGAAGAACACGAGCGAGGCCATGTTCGTGATCGAAGCCTACCGAACTCTCCGCGACCGTGGTCCTTACCCTGCTGATCAAGTCCTCAGAGGTTTAGAAGGAAGCTTCGCCTTCGTGGTGTACGATACTCAGAGCTCCTCTGTTTTCTCGGCTCTGAGCTCAGATGGAGGGGAGAGCCTTTACTGGGGGATCTCCGGTGATGGGTCTGTTGTGATGTCTGATGATGTGAAGATCATAAAGCAAGGATGTGCTAAATCGTTTGCTCCTTTCCCTACTG GGTGTATGTTTCACAGTGAGACAGGGCTTAAGAGCTTTGAACATCCGAGGAACGAGATGAAGGCGATGCCGAGGATTGATAGTGAAGGTGTGTTGTGTGGTGCTAATTTCAAAGTGGATGCTTGTTCTAAGGTTAATGGCATTCCTAGGAGAGGAAGTGAAGCTAACTGGGCTCTTGCTAACTCTCGTTAA
- the LOC108861693 gene encoding ribosome biogenesis protein BRX1 homolog 1, which produces MGRKRKHSEAEAAAPVKDDSAPERPKRTLLGWKDKKEDVEEAKEAAASVSVPGFRNKEKVLVTCSRRISFRYRHLMLNIVSLLPHCKKDSKVEAKSSKGATLNELVELKGSSSCLFFECRKHKDLYMWMVKSPSGPSVKFLVNAVHTMEELKLTGNHLKGSRPLLTFSSNFDKDVHWKLLKEMLTQVFGIPKEHRKSKPYHDHVFAFSIVDDHIWFRNYQISVPHNEADKVARGGLDKMTLVEVGPRFCLNPIKIFGGSFGGPTLYENPFYVSPNQIRALEKRNKAGKFAKKIKAKTRRKMHELSNPLEPDEFADMWKDDE; this is translated from the exons atggggAGGAAGAGAAAGCATAGCGAAGCAGAAGCGGCGGCGCCGGTGAAGGACGATTCTGCTCCAGAAAGACCTAAGAGAACTCTTTTGGGTTGGAAAGATAAGAAAGAAGATGTGGAGGAAGCTAAGGAAGCGGCTGCGTCTGTGTCTGTGCCTGGATTCAGGAATAAAGAGAAGGTTCTCGTTACTTGTTCCCGTCGGATTAGTTTCAG GTACCGACATCTGATGTTGAACATAGTGTCACTTCTGCCTCATTGTAAGAAGGATAGTAAGGTTGAAGCTAAGAGCAGTAAAGGCGCGACCCTTAATGAGCTTGTTGAGCTTAAGGGCTCTTCTTCCTGCTTGTTCTTCGAG TGTAGGAAGCATAAAGATCTTTACATGTGGATGGTCAAGTCTCCTAGTGGACCCTCTGTTAAGTTCTTGGTTAATGCTG TTCACACAATGGAGGAGCTGAAACTCACTGGAAATCATCTGAAAGGGTCACGTCCTCTCTTGACCTTCTCATCTAACTTCGATAAAGATGTACACTGGAAACTCTTGAAAGAGATGTTAACACAG GTTTTTGGAATCCCCAAGGAGCACAGGAAGTCTAAACCTTACCATGACCATGTTTTTGCTTTCTCTATCGTCGATGACCATATCTGGTTCCGTAATTACCAG ATATCAGTACCTCATAATGAGGCAGACAAGGTTGCTCGTGGTGGTCTTGATAAAATGACCCTTGTCGAG GTTGGTCCAAGGTTTTGTTTAAACCCGATTAAGATCTTTGGAGGAAGCTTTGGAGGTCCAACCCTTTACGAGAACCCATTCTACGTATCTCCAAACCAG ATCCGAGCCTTGGAGAAAAGAAATAAAGCAGGGAAATTTGCAAAGAAGATCAAAGCAAAAACAAGGAGAAAGATGCATGAGCTTTCAAACCCGTTGGAGCCTGATGAATTTGCAGACATGTGGAAGGATGATGAATGA
- the LOC108861692 gene encoding uncharacterized protein LOC108861692 codes for MSNRQEEEDEEEEPLFHDSLDRLLSSSSCSPSNSDYDYDYDSESSPPISSHTDPRHPFPVPRFPMTAASSLDLWISEPASVSERRSNLLTEMGLSREPVRSRLKPGSKEASSSDISRSISCNHLVPRDHHGDCSETVGGSSSVARSKSDNSISQCSSRYPPGNNNSCSCLDNAKLSHSEMSLTTSCSNVGTNLTHPPLRLQGSSETEEVEVEVCCTIKNLDNGKQFVVNEVQQDGGSTWKQVKEVGTDTQMTMEEFDISVGHSPIVQELMRRQNVEDSHNNNNNNCASNQTKDDEEESKDDNNNNTSKSSKKKGSWFKSIKSVVTGGGHSKERRSSDDKDTSSERGGRRSSSATDDSQESSFHGPERVRVRQYGKSSKELTAMYKTQEIQAHNGSVWSIKFSLDGKYLASAGEDCIIHVWQVVEAEKRGELLLDRPELLLLASSNGSPEPTTMLSPRRRGGRSSVSRKSLSLENIYVPDSVFGLSDKPFCSFHGHLDDVLDLAWSKSQDLLSASMDKTVRLWSLSSQTCLKVFSHSDYVTCIQFNPVDDRYFISGSLDAKVRVWSIPDRQVVDWYDLHEMVTSACYTPDGQGALVGSYKGSCRLYSASDNKLQQKSQINLQNKKKKAHQKKITGFQFVPGSSSEVLVTSSDSRIRVVDGTDLVTKFKGFRNTSSQISASITADGKYVVSASEDSNVYIWKYESPASRPSKSNNNKNNVTVTNSYEHFHSQDVSAAISWPGMAASTAEPWGTTTRNTNNNLDEVSTANHPPTPVDQPGTSTLDRLNSPRNGIISSATNGYFFDRMSATWPEEKLMFGRNRSGNRLSTDLSNNSGNVSASWGMVIVTAGLRGEIRAFQNFGLPIRI; via the exons ATGAGCAACCGCcaagaggaagaggatgaagaGGAGGAGCCCTTGTTCCACGACTCTCTTGATCGCTtactctcttcctcttcttgctCTCCTTCCAACTCCGATTACGATTACGATTACGACTCCGAATCCTCCCCTCCGATCTCCTCCCATACTGACCCCCGCCACCCATTCCCCGTCCCTCGCTTTCCAATGACCGCTGCTTCAAGCCTCGACCTTTGGATCTCCGAGCCCGCTTCCGTCTCCGAGAGGCGTTCTAACCTCCTCACCGAAATGGGCCTCTCCCGCGAACCGGTTCGCTCCCGGTTAAAACCCGGTTCCAAAGAAGCCTCCTCCTCTGACATTTCTCGATCCATCTCGTGTAATCACCTGGTTCCCCGAGATCACCACGGAGACTGCTCGGAAACTGTCGGCGGCTCCTCCTCCGTCGCGAGATCGAAGTCGGATAATTCCATTAGCCAATGTAGTAGTCGTTATCCTCCGGGTAATAATAATTCATGTTCTTGTTTAGACAACGCTAAGCTTTCACATTCAGAGATGAGTTTAACAACAAGTTGCTCCAATGTGGGAACTAATCTAACTCATCCTCCCTTGCGGTTACAAGGAAGTAGTGAAACTGAGGAAGTTGAAGTGGAAGTGTGTTGTACTATTAAGAATCTAGACAACGGGAAACAGTTTGTGGTGAACGAGGTTCAACAAGACGGTGGTAGTACATGGAAACAGGTGAAAGAAGTGGGGACCGACACGCAGATGACAATGGAGGAGTTCGACATCTCTGTGGGACACTCTCCCATTGTTCAGGAGCTTATGAGAAGACAGAACGTGGAGGATTCtcataacaacaacaacaacaactgcGCATCAAATCAAACCaaggatgatgaagaagagagtaaggatgataataataataatacatcaAAGTCCTCCAAGAAGAAAGGAAGCTGGTTCAAGAGCATAAAGAGTGTTGTGACTGGTGGTGGTCACAGCAAAGAGAGGCGAAGCAGCGACGATAAAGACACGTCGTCAGAGCGAGGTGGTCGGAGGTCGAGCTCAGCTACGGATGATTCTCAGGAATCTTCTTTCCACGGGCCGGAGAGAGTCAGGGTTAGGCAGTATGGGAAATCGTCCAAGGAGCTCACGGCGATGTACAAGACGCAGGAGATTCAAGCGCATAACGGATCTGTCTGGAGCATTAAGTTTAGTTTGGACGGTAAGTATCTCGCCAGCGCTGGTGAGGATTGCATCATTCATGTTTGGCAAGTGGTTGAGGCTGAGAAGAGAGGAGAGTTGTTGCTGGATAGACCGGAGCTGTTGCTTTTGGCTAGTAGTAATGGATCTCCTGAACCAACTACTATGTTGTCACCGAGGAGAAGAGGGGGGAGGAGTTCCGTGAGTAGAAAGTCGTTGAGCTTAGAGAACATATATGTTCCGGATTCTGTTTTTGGTCTCTCGGACAAACCGTTTTGTTCCTTTCATGGACATCTGGATGATGTGCTTGACCTTGCTTGGTCCAAGTCTCAGGATTTGCTGTCTGCATCAATGGATAAAACAGTTCGTTTGTGGAGCTTGTCTAGTCAGACTTGCTTGAAAGTGTTCTCGCACAGTGATTACG TGACTTGCATTCAATTCAATCCGGTTGATGATAGATACTTCATCAGCGGGTCGTTAGATGCAAAAGTTCGAGTATGGAGCATTCCGGATCGGCAAGTAGTAGACTGGTATGATCTTCATGAGATGGTCACTTCTGCTTGCTACACTCCAGACGGCCAG GGCGCATTGGTTGGTTCATACAAAGGTAGCTGTCGTCTTTACAGTGCATCAG ATAACAAGCTGCAACAGAAAAGCCAgataaatttacaaaacaagaagaagaaagctcaTCAGAAAAAGATAACTGGTTTCCAG TTTGTGCCTGGAAGCTCATCTGAAGTGCTTGTCACATCATCCGACTCTCGGATCCGCGTTGTTGATGGGACTGATCTAGTCACCAAATTCAAAG GGTTTCGAAACACGAGCAGCCAGATCTCTGCCTCAATCACAGCAGATGGGAAGTACGTAGTGTCAGCGAGCGAGGATTCAAACGTGTACATATGGAAGTACGAATCCCCTGCTTCTCGACCAAGCAagagcaacaacaacaagaacaacgTCACAGTTACAAACTCGTACGAGCATTTCCACAGCCAAGACGTCTCTGCAGCCATCTCATGGCCCGGGATGGCGGCCTCAACAGCAGAGCCTTGGGGAACAACAACAAGAAACACCAACAACAACTTAGACGAAGTCTCCACAGCTAACCATCCACCCACACCTGTAGACCAGCCAGGGACTAGTACTCTGGACCGACTCAACAGTCCAAGAAACGGGATCATTTCGAGCGCGACGAACGGTTACTTCTTCGATAGAATGTCAGCGACTTGGCCTGAGGAGAAACTGATGTTTGGGAGGAACAGAAGTGGGAACCGTCTGAGTACGGATTTGTCTAATAACTCGGGGAACGTGTCGGCTTCTTGGGGGATGGTGATAGTCACTGCTGGTCTGAGAGGAGAGATTAGAGCGTTTCAGAACTTTGGTTTGCCCATAAggatttga